A section of the Mesobacillus jeotgali genome encodes:
- a CDS encoding MFS transporter, which translates to MEKKVKRDILTLQGFYLFVFFGIGSLFPLLSVYLSEVEKLNGYQIGLILSIGPVVMIFFQPFWGMLADMKNIHNRLLTITTSITGFAALGYLLFEEFLLFLIVATFLAIFQSAIIPLSDSISLKYTSNAGVNYGNVRLFGSLGFGLAVFVMGRLSEWNPQVIFYAFFLTLVIAALFSKKMPKESYDRPNSLLSGMKDLIKMKKFLVFLGVTFMIFGPNLANNFYFSLFVEDRGGTYTGIGIAFLIAVLSEIPFMKAAGSWIHRLGLLQVALIASLVSLIRWVFYFTEPALALIYASAVIQGFSLGLFIPAGLQYIRDITPSHITATAVTIYSAVGNGLGNWFFTFIGGVIFEEFSIYVVYLFFAALTLVGVLLTVWLLQDDKRTSAETSIQ; encoded by the coding sequence ATGGAGAAGAAAGTTAAGCGGGATATCCTTACGCTTCAGGGATTTTATCTATTTGTCTTTTTTGGGATTGGAAGTCTTTTTCCATTATTAAGTGTTTATTTAAGTGAAGTGGAGAAATTGAATGGCTATCAGATTGGTCTCATTTTATCAATTGGCCCCGTAGTCATGATCTTTTTCCAGCCTTTCTGGGGAATGCTTGCCGACATGAAAAATATTCATAATCGGCTGTTGACGATAACGACATCGATCACCGGATTTGCTGCTTTGGGTTATCTGTTATTCGAAGAATTTCTTTTGTTTTTAATTGTCGCAACCTTTCTGGCCATTTTTCAAAGTGCCATCATTCCTTTATCTGATAGTATTTCTTTAAAATATACAAGCAATGCTGGTGTTAATTATGGAAACGTCAGGTTGTTCGGTTCACTTGGCTTCGGGCTGGCTGTGTTTGTTATGGGTAGATTATCTGAATGGAATCCCCAGGTGATTTTTTACGCATTTTTCCTGACTTTAGTGATTGCTGCCTTGTTTTCAAAAAAAATGCCTAAAGAATCTTATGACAGGCCAAATAGCCTTTTATCTGGGATGAAAGATTTAATTAAGATGAAGAAGTTCCTGGTTTTCCTTGGTGTGACATTTATGATTTTTGGTCCTAATCTTGCCAATAATTTTTATTTCAGTTTGTTTGTAGAAGATAGAGGAGGGACCTATACAGGTATTGGCATCGCATTTCTTATTGCAGTGTTATCAGAAATTCCGTTCATGAAGGCTGCCGGAAGCTGGATTCACAGATTGGGTCTTCTCCAAGTTGCTTTAATTGCTTCACTAGTCTCGTTAATCAGATGGGTTTTTTATTTTACGGAGCCGGCATTGGCTCTTATCTATGCATCCGCTGTAATACAGGGATTCTCGCTTGGTTTATTTATTCCGGCAGGTTTACAGTATATTCGCGATATTACCCCTTCTCATATCACGGCCACTGCTGTTACTATTTACTCCGCTGTTGGGAATGGTCTCGGTAACTGGTTCTTCACATTCATTGGCGGAGTGATTTTTGAAGAATTTAGCATATATGTTGTCTATCTGTTCTTTGCTGCTTTGACTTTAGTAGGCGTCTTGCTGACAGTCTGGCTTCTGCAAGATGATAAAAGAACGTCTGCTGAGACAAGCATTCAGTAA
- a CDS encoding XapX domain-containing protein, which yields MREIILSLVAGLIVGILFKFLKLPLPAPPVLAGVLGIVGVYLGGVLGEWILNSFKG from the coding sequence ATGAGAGAAATAATCTTGAGTTTAGTTGCTGGTTTAATTGTTGGAATCTTATTTAAATTCCTCAAGCTTCCGCTTCCTGCCCCGCCAGTACTGGCAGGAGTACTTGGAATTGTCGGCGTTTATTTAGGCGGAGTACTTGGAGAATGGATCCTTAATTCCTTTAAAGGATAA
- a CDS encoding formate/nitrite transporter family protein: MSTQPIEIAISYALKKKDYLRESKLKYLLRAALAGVYVGFGLMVSYRLGEYFFDVHSPATPIVSSIFFGLALVLILYGGGELFTSNTMLMTIGSLKKATSWKDTLENWIACYTGNMAGAILFGVFIMLSGIFGAPEKTQYMMETVSMKMNTPAYQLFIRGILCNWLVCLAVWVPFNIKRDGAKIGVTMLLVFAFVVSGFEHSVANMVLFSIALLVEHPETISISGGIYNLVAVTIGNIIGGAFFVGTLYVYLDAKKKVKNQKQLETSSMYGQRTLKQYS, encoded by the coding sequence TTGAGCACACAGCCTATTGAGATTGCCATAAGCTATGCTTTGAAAAAGAAAGATTATTTAAGGGAATCAAAATTGAAGTATTTGTTGAGAGCAGCACTTGCGGGGGTATATGTAGGTTTCGGCCTCATGGTTTCATATAGGCTCGGGGAGTATTTTTTTGATGTGCATTCACCAGCTACACCAATCGTAAGTTCTATATTTTTTGGTTTGGCTCTTGTCCTCATTTTATACGGCGGCGGCGAGCTTTTTACTAGCAATACCATGTTGATGACGATAGGTTCACTCAAAAAAGCTACGTCATGGAAGGATACATTGGAAAATTGGATTGCTTGTTATACAGGGAACATGGCAGGTGCTATTTTATTTGGTGTGTTCATCATGTTATCGGGAATTTTTGGAGCTCCTGAAAAAACTCAGTATATGATGGAAACAGTAAGCATGAAAATGAATACCCCAGCCTATCAATTATTTATTCGGGGAATACTTTGTAATTGGCTCGTATGTCTGGCGGTTTGGGTCCCCTTCAATATCAAAAGGGATGGGGCGAAGATTGGTGTAACGATGTTGCTTGTGTTTGCTTTCGTTGTTTCTGGCTTTGAGCATAGTGTTGCTAACATGGTTCTCTTTTCAATTGCACTGCTTGTTGAACACCCTGAAACCATTAGTATTTCAGGAGGCATTTACAATCTTGTGGCGGTTACAATTGGGAATATAATCGGAGGGGCATTTTTTGTTGGAACTCTTTATGTTTATTTGGATGCCAAAAAGAAAGTGAAAAACCAAAAACAATTGGAAACCAGTTCAATGTATGGGCAAAGGACACTTAAGCAATACTCATAA
- a CDS encoding endonuclease MutS2 has protein sequence MNEQTFTLLGYNRIRETVAGYALTESGRKKAFEMAPSTNVKQINSWHAEILEANQILNISSSVPIHGLEGMEVVMKGFNKGIPLRVDQLVQLHSFLDSCSKLKRFMKDKEFCAPKVSAYVYSIEELPELASEIQRCIRNGQIDDYASKELLKVRKQIGIQEERLKEKLNQLLKSAKMKPFLQEAVVSQRNGRYVIPVKKEYRGKIKGSLLDTSASGSTLFIEPEEIGSFQDQMEWLLFEEQAEVEKVIFVLTGLAEAKEKEIRLAIETMVHYDFLFSKAKYCRSIDAKKVKIVEEQMIDYKEARLPLLGANAVPLTIEIGTDYHALVITGPNTGGKTVSIKTAGLLVLMSQSGLLLPVSEGSVSGIFHKVLVDIGDGQSIEQNLSTFSSRIVNIIDILEQANDRSLILLDELGSGTDPGEGMGLATSILETLNNKGATIFATTHYSEIKEFADAHEDFMNGSMEFDLETLKPTYRLRIGRGGESQAFAIALKLGVHPKLIERAHMITYKSEKNYTELFEDAKELNKLDKQILVNKHKRKKPAAVKKTVTHFEMGDSVYVTSSGELGVVYKGPDNSGNYIVQLRDGKIEMNYKRLKLNIPAAELYPEDYDFNIIFETKEHRKLLNQMDKKHIEESIVREE, from the coding sequence ATGAACGAACAAACTTTTACACTTCTTGGTTATAACAGGATTAGGGAAACCGTGGCAGGTTATGCTTTAACAGAATCAGGACGTAAGAAAGCATTTGAAATGGCACCATCAACGAATGTTAAACAGATAAATTCCTGGCATGCGGAAATTTTAGAGGCAAACCAGATTTTAAATATCAGCTCTAGTGTTCCGATTCACGGTCTTGAAGGTATGGAAGTGGTTATGAAAGGTTTTAACAAGGGCATTCCACTGCGAGTAGACCAGTTGGTACAGCTGCATTCATTCCTTGACAGCTGCAGCAAGCTTAAGCGGTTTATGAAGGATAAAGAGTTTTGTGCTCCTAAAGTTTCAGCATATGTCTATAGTATCGAGGAGCTGCCTGAACTGGCTTCTGAAATACAGCGATGTATCCGCAATGGCCAAATTGATGATTACGCTTCAAAAGAACTCTTGAAAGTTCGGAAACAAATAGGGATCCAGGAGGAGCGCTTGAAAGAAAAACTAAACCAATTGCTGAAATCTGCCAAGATGAAGCCGTTTTTGCAGGAAGCAGTCGTCAGTCAGAGGAATGGAAGGTATGTAATACCTGTCAAAAAGGAATATCGAGGAAAGATTAAGGGATCTTTGCTCGATACATCCGCATCAGGTTCTACTCTATTTATTGAACCTGAAGAGATCGGCTCGTTCCAGGACCAGATGGAGTGGCTCCTGTTTGAGGAACAGGCAGAAGTGGAGAAAGTCATATTTGTCCTTACTGGCCTCGCAGAAGCTAAAGAAAAAGAAATACGACTAGCAATAGAAACGATGGTTCATTACGATTTTTTATTCTCCAAAGCAAAGTATTGCCGATCAATAGATGCAAAGAAAGTCAAGATTGTGGAAGAGCAAATGATCGATTACAAAGAGGCTCGTCTTCCTCTTCTTGGCGCGAATGCAGTTCCATTAACTATAGAAATCGGGACCGATTACCACGCACTTGTAATTACTGGTCCAAATACTGGCGGAAAAACTGTATCTATTAAGACGGCAGGATTACTCGTTTTAATGTCACAGAGCGGATTGCTCCTCCCAGTTAGTGAGGGAAGTGTATCAGGAATTTTCCATAAAGTCCTTGTGGACATTGGTGATGGGCAAAGCATTGAACAAAATTTAAGTACCTTTAGTTCGAGGATTGTGAACATCATTGATATTTTAGAACAAGCAAATGACAGGTCTCTTATCCTGCTCGATGAGTTGGGCTCAGGTACCGATCCGGGAGAAGGGATGGGGCTGGCAACATCTATACTGGAAACCCTGAACAATAAGGGTGCAACTATATTTGCCACAACACACTATAGCGAAATCAAGGAATTTGCAGATGCACATGAAGATTTTATGAATGGCTCAATGGAATTCGATTTGGAGACATTGAAGCCGACCTATCGGCTGCGCATTGGAAGAGGCGGCGAAAGCCAGGCGTTTGCCATTGCACTTAAGTTAGGAGTCCATCCAAAATTAATAGAACGCGCTCATATGATCACATACAAATCAGAGAAGAATTATACTGAATTATTCGAGGATGCCAAAGAATTAAATAAACTTGATAAGCAAATTCTTGTAAATAAGCATAAAAGAAAAAAACCGGCAGCTGTCAAAAAAACAGTTACCCACTTCGAAATGGGAGATAGCGTATACGTTACAAGTTCAGGAGAGCTTGGAGTAGTTTACAAAGGACCTGACAATAGTGGAAATTATATTGTCCAGCTGAGGGACGGCAAAATAGAAATGAATTATAAACGTCTAAAACTAAATATTCCCGCGGCAGAACTTTACCCAGAAGACTATGATTTCAATATTATATTTGAAACGAAGGAGCACCGGAAGCTATTGAATCAAATGGATAAAAAGCATATCGAAGAAAGTATTGTTCGCGAGGAATGA
- a CDS encoding Crp/Fnr family transcriptional regulator, translating to MNNLTYELSELIKASEKIIKIKKGSFLFREGHEAKELYVILSGKVQVSKMNAEGKELYLRLCKKNDIVGELTLFTVGPRYLFNAKAVEDGEAAVINIETLESILFNNSQLAYQFLRWMNDHIRRTITKFRDLVLHGKKGALYSTLIRLSNSYGSKKEDGIHIDVAITNQDLANYCGTARESVSRMLGELRDDGIISIDKKRIIIHDIVFLKKEIACENCPVEFCNID from the coding sequence ATGAATAATTTAACATATGAGTTGAGCGAACTAATCAAGGCATCCGAAAAAATCATTAAAATTAAAAAAGGGTCTTTTTTATTCCGGGAGGGCCATGAAGCTAAAGAGCTATATGTCATTCTTTCTGGCAAAGTACAGGTTTCCAAAATGAACGCAGAGGGCAAGGAATTGTACTTAAGGCTTTGCAAGAAAAATGATATTGTTGGTGAACTTACACTCTTTACCGTTGGGCCTCGGTATCTATTCAACGCAAAAGCGGTGGAAGATGGCGAAGCAGCTGTAATTAATATCGAAACCCTTGAAAGCATCTTATTCAACAATAGTCAGCTGGCATATCAGTTTCTACGATGGATGAACGATCATATCCGCAGGACCATCACAAAATTCCGGGATCTTGTTCTGCATGGCAAAAAAGGAGCTTTGTATTCCACTTTAATCCGCCTGAGCAACAGCTATGGCAGTAAAAAGGAAGATGGCATCCATATTGATGTGGCAATTACCAACCAGGATCTCGCTAATTATTGTGGTACAGCAAGGGAAAGTGTAAGCAGAATGCTAGGGGAATTGCGGGATGATGGCATTATTTCCATTGATAAGAAAAGAATAATCATTCATGACATTGTGTTCCTCAAAAAAGAAATCGCGTGTGAGAATTGTCCGGTTGAGTTTTGCAATATCGATTAA
- a CDS encoding LrgB family protein: MQITIFSILITLLAYIFSRKTAGKYQSPLTSPVFLSTVMVISILLVLNIPYKEYEAGSRIMTFFLGPATVALAVPLYKQRKVIGANLLPALAGLLAGTASTIASAVLMGYLLKLTNIVLVSLTIKSITIPVASEVARIIEADPILVAAFVMITGMTGAMLGPWLMNIMKIDDPFSRGLAIGTIAHGIGTAEAAREGELQGAVSGAAMGMAAVITSLLLPLIIPIFL; encoded by the coding sequence ATGCAGATCACGATTTTTAGTATTCTCATCACCCTATTGGCATACATATTCTCCAGGAAAACTGCAGGCAAATATCAATCGCCGCTTACATCACCGGTATTCTTAAGCACGGTGATGGTCATATCCATTTTGCTGGTACTGAATATACCTTACAAGGAGTATGAAGCAGGAAGCAGGATTATGACGTTCTTCCTCGGTCCAGCTACTGTAGCTCTCGCAGTCCCTTTATACAAACAAAGAAAAGTGATTGGCGCAAACCTGCTGCCTGCGTTGGCAGGGCTATTAGCTGGTACTGCATCAACTATTGCCTCAGCAGTATTGATGGGATATTTGCTAAAATTGACTAACATAGTTTTAGTTTCTTTGACAATAAAATCAATCACCATACCTGTAGCTTCGGAGGTTGCCAGGATTATAGAAGCAGATCCGATTCTTGTGGCCGCCTTCGTGATGATTACTGGGATGACAGGAGCCATGCTCGGCCCGTGGCTTATGAACATCATGAAAATTGATGACCCTTTTTCAAGAGGCCTGGCAATCGGCACAATTGCACATGGAATCGGTACTGCTGAAGCTGCCAGGGAAGGGGAGCTTCAGGGAGCTGTATCCGGGGCAGCAATGGGAATGGCGGCGGTCATTACGTCACTGCTCCTCCCTTTAATCATTCCGATATTTTTATAG
- a CDS encoding CidA/LrgA family protein: protein MNSLVLYILQIGGLIVINKAGSYIVEIFDLLIPGNVLGMILLFLLLWLKIVKLEWIEGAANFLVTHLSFFFISISVGLMTLGGLIAENGIQLAVILLCSALIGMAIAGGTSHLIVRDRRRKESVNADHDF from the coding sequence GTGAACAGTTTGGTTCTATACATATTGCAGATTGGCGGCCTTATAGTGATAAATAAGGCAGGCTCTTATATTGTTGAAATTTTTGACCTGCTCATTCCGGGCAATGTATTAGGGATGATCCTTCTTTTCCTGTTGTTATGGCTCAAGATTGTGAAGCTTGAATGGATCGAGGGAGCAGCTAACTTTCTAGTCACGCATTTATCATTCTTTTTTATTTCAATCTCAGTAGGTTTAATGACGCTTGGAGGACTGATTGCCGAAAATGGCATACAGCTTGCAGTGATATTGCTATGCAGTGCCCTAATCGGAATGGCAATAGCTGGAGGAACTTCACATCTTATTGTAAGAGACAGGAGGAGGAAGGAATCAGTAAATGCAGATCACGATTTTTAG
- a CDS encoding SCO family protein — MKKIYLISSLIVLIGIASGISYFLVRDANAQIPEDITLLTMDEEKYTFGEDKDTIKLVEFIYTHCPDICPTTTQEMNLLRKDLVKEDVFGKKVQFLTITIDPYRDSPAVLRSYMENFGLENDGNWIFLTGDPAKNLEEQQKIKKVADTFKFQYRDPGNGFFVHSTFTYLIDENNKFIKKFPMGQDFNKDEVFKAIMDEL, encoded by the coding sequence ATGAAAAAAATCTATCTTATTAGCTCACTTATTGTATTAATTGGTATTGCATCGGGAATCTCATACTTTTTGGTTAGGGATGCGAATGCACAAATTCCTGAAGACATTACTTTACTGACCATGGACGAAGAAAAATATACCTTCGGAGAAGATAAGGATACCATCAAATTAGTGGAATTTATTTATACACATTGCCCGGATATCTGTCCGACCACAACCCAGGAAATGAATCTTCTGCGCAAAGACTTAGTGAAAGAGGACGTATTCGGAAAGAAAGTCCAATTTTTAACGATTACAATTGACCCCTACCGGGACAGCCCTGCTGTATTGAGAAGTTATATGGAGAATTTCGGTCTTGAAAATGACGGTAATTGGATTTTCCTCACTGGTGATCCAGCCAAAAATTTGGAAGAACAACAAAAAATCAAGAAGGTTGCCGATACTTTCAAATTCCAATACCGAGACCCAGGAAATGGCTTTTTTGTCCACAGCACCTTTACTTACCTGATTGATGAAAACAATAAATTTATAAAAAAATTCCCTATGGGCCAGGATTTTAATAAGGATGAAGTCTTCAAAGCAATCATGGATGAACTATAG
- a CDS encoding ABC-F family ATP-binding cassette domain-containing protein — MITVQNVGLRYGDRKLFEDVNIKFTPGNCYGLIGANGAGKSTFLKILSGEIEAQTGNVSLTPGERMAVLKQNHFEYEDVEVLKVVIMGHARLYEVMQEKDAIYMKEDFTDEDGMKAAELEGEFAELNGWEAESEAAILLKGLGIGEELHTKKMADIGGGEKVKVLLAQALFGKPDVLLLDEPTNHLDIAAIQWLEEFLINFENTVIVVSHDRHFLNKVCTHIADLDFGKIQLYVGNYDFWYESSQLALKMQQDTNKKKEEKIKELQAFIARFSANASKSKQATSRKKLLDKISLDDIRPSSRKYPYVGFTPDREIGNDLLRVDGITKTVDGVKVLDNISFIMNKDDKIALVGKNEIAISTLFKILTGEMEPDSGTFKWGVTTSQAYFPKDNSEYFEGCDLTLVDWLRQFSPKDDSESFLRGFLGRMLFSGEEVLKKASVLSGGEKVRCMLSKMMLSGANVLLLDEPTNHLDLESITALNNGMINFKGSMIFSSHDHQFVQTVANRIMEITPTGLVDKQMTYDEYLENEELQKQIAGMYV; from the coding sequence ATGATTACAGTTCAAAATGTCGGCTTGAGATATGGTGACCGCAAGCTTTTTGAAGATGTTAATATTAAATTCACCCCTGGAAATTGTTACGGGCTGATTGGCGCCAATGGAGCTGGCAAGTCCACTTTCCTTAAAATATTGTCAGGTGAGATCGAAGCTCAGACAGGAAATGTTTCCCTGACCCCTGGTGAACGTATGGCAGTACTAAAACAAAATCATTTTGAATATGAAGATGTTGAAGTATTGAAAGTCGTCATAATGGGACATGCGCGTTTGTATGAAGTCATGCAGGAAAAAGATGCAATTTACATGAAAGAAGATTTTACTGATGAAGACGGCATGAAAGCCGCGGAACTCGAAGGAGAGTTCGCTGAATTGAATGGTTGGGAAGCGGAGTCTGAAGCTGCCATCCTTCTTAAAGGTCTTGGAATTGGTGAAGAACTTCATACTAAGAAAATGGCCGATATTGGCGGCGGCGAAAAGGTAAAGGTCCTCCTTGCCCAGGCACTATTCGGCAAACCGGATGTTCTCCTCCTTGACGAACCTACCAACCACCTTGACATCGCTGCGATTCAATGGCTGGAGGAATTCCTCATCAATTTCGAGAACACTGTAATCGTCGTTTCCCACGACCGTCACTTCTTGAATAAAGTTTGTACGCATATTGCGGACCTGGACTTCGGCAAAATTCAACTATATGTAGGGAACTACGATTTCTGGTATGAATCCAGCCAGCTCGCATTGAAAATGCAGCAGGATACAAACAAAAAGAAAGAAGAGAAAATCAAAGAATTGCAGGCGTTCATTGCTAGATTCAGCGCAAACGCTTCTAAGTCAAAGCAAGCAACTTCACGTAAAAAACTGCTGGATAAAATCTCCCTTGATGATATCAGACCATCTTCTCGTAAATATCCATATGTCGGATTCACTCCTGACCGTGAAATCGGCAATGACTTACTAAGGGTAGATGGGATAACTAAGACAGTTGATGGTGTTAAGGTGCTGGATAACATCAGCTTCATTATGAACAAAGACGACAAAATTGCTTTAGTTGGGAAAAACGAAATCGCCATCTCCACCCTGTTCAAAATCCTGACCGGAGAAATGGAACCTGACAGTGGTACGTTTAAATGGGGAGTGACCACATCCCAGGCTTATTTTCCAAAAGACAATTCCGAGTACTTTGAAGGATGCGACCTGACACTGGTTGACTGGCTGCGCCAGTTCTCACCAAAGGATGACAGCGAGAGCTTCTTACGTGGATTCCTGGGACGTATGCTCTTTTCAGGAGAAGAAGTATTGAAGAAAGCCAGCGTTCTTTCAGGAGGCGAAAAAGTACGCTGCATGCTTTCCAAAATGATGCTTTCTGGTGCGAACGTACTTCTGCTTGATGAACCAACGAACCACTTGGACCTAGAATCCATTACTGCTTTGAACAACGGAATGATTAACTTTAAGGGTTCGATGATCTTTTCGTCCCATGACCATCAGTTTGTTCAGACCGTTGCGAACAGAATCATG